The Chitinophaga flava genome has a segment encoding these proteins:
- a CDS encoding carbonic anhydrase, producing MTDYNQVFENNRKWVASKRATDADFFEKMADTQTPAYLYIGCSDSRVPTNEIMGLGAGEVFVHRNIANLVPNTDLNVMAVINYAVVHLEVKHIIVCGHYNCGGVKAAMQPKDLGILNPWLRNIRDVYRLHMDELNAITDEHDRYNRLVELNTQEQAINVIKTAAVQKSYLAKGYPTVHGWVYDLKNGLLKDLEIDFEGVLHEIQKIYDLTGSGLMQKDNNQ from the coding sequence ATGACAGACTATAACCAGGTATTTGAAAACAACCGCAAATGGGTAGCATCCAAACGAGCCACCGATGCGGACTTCTTTGAGAAGATGGCGGACACACAGACGCCTGCCTACCTCTATATCGGCTGTAGTGACAGCCGGGTGCCTACCAACGAAATCATGGGTTTGGGAGCCGGTGAAGTATTTGTACACCGCAATATTGCCAACCTGGTACCCAATACTGACCTCAATGTCATGGCAGTGATCAACTATGCCGTAGTACACCTGGAGGTAAAACATATCATCGTTTGCGGACACTACAACTGCGGTGGGGTTAAAGCTGCCATGCAACCCAAAGACCTGGGTATCCTCAACCCCTGGCTGCGTAACATCCGCGATGTGTACCGTCTTCATATGGACGAACTGAACGCCATCACTGACGAGCATGACCGCTATAACAGACTGGTAGAGCTCAACACCCAGGAACAGGCCATCAACGTCATCAAAACTGCTGCCGTACAGAAATCATATCTGGCCAAAGGCTACCCTACCGTACACGGCTGGGTGTATGACCTTAAAAACGGCCTGCTGAAAGACCTGGAAATCGACTTCGAAGGCGTATTGCACGAGATCCAGAAGATCTACGACCTCACCGGCTCCGGTCTGATGCAGAAAGATAATAACCAATAA
- the bioB gene encoding biotin synthase BioB has product MMTSAIRNDWTLEEIQAIYDQPLLELVYQAATVHRQWHSAKEIQVCTLLSIKTGGCPEDCSYCGQAARYHTDIKVQALLPTETVIAHAQKAKDTGSTRFCMAAAWREVRDNRDFDRVIDMVKGVNELGMEVCCTLGMLTEEQAIRLQEAGLHAYNHNLDTSEQYYNEIISTRNFDNRINTINNVRKAGITVCSGGIIGLGETHRDRMSMLLTLATMPKHPESVPINALARVKGTPLENNPKVDAWDMVRMIATARIVMPASTVRLTAGRIEMTESEQAWCFMAGANSIFTGERQTLLVTPNPGVSEDMQMLQNLGLKPKLKKEAQD; this is encoded by the coding sequence ATGATGACATCAGCTATCAGAAATGACTGGACCCTGGAAGAAATCCAGGCCATATACGATCAGCCTTTGCTGGAACTGGTATACCAGGCAGCCACCGTACACCGCCAATGGCATTCCGCCAAAGAAATACAGGTATGTACCCTCTTATCCATTAAAACCGGCGGATGCCCTGAAGACTGCTCCTACTGCGGTCAGGCAGCCAGATACCATACCGATATCAAAGTACAGGCGTTACTGCCCACTGAAACCGTTATTGCACACGCTCAAAAAGCCAAGGACACAGGATCTACCCGCTTTTGTATGGCCGCAGCCTGGAGAGAAGTAAGAGACAACCGCGATTTTGACCGTGTAATCGATATGGTAAAAGGCGTAAATGAACTGGGCATGGAAGTTTGTTGCACACTGGGCATGCTGACCGAAGAACAGGCCATCCGTCTTCAGGAAGCCGGATTACATGCCTATAACCACAACCTCGACACCTCCGAACAATACTATAACGAAATCATTTCCACCCGGAATTTCGACAACAGGATCAATACGATCAATAATGTCCGTAAAGCCGGCATCACCGTATGTTCAGGCGGTATCATCGGATTGGGAGAAACCCACCGTGACCGTATGTCTATGTTGCTGACACTGGCTACCATGCCCAAACATCCGGAATCCGTGCCCATCAATGCACTGGCAAGAGTAAAAGGCACTCCATTGGAAAACAATCCGAAAGTAGATGCCTGGGATATGGTCAGGATGATCGCCACCGCCAGAATCGTTATGCCTGCATCCACCGTACGCCTCACCGCAGGCCGTATCGAAATGACAGAATCCGAACAGGCCTGGTGCTTTATGGCCGGCGCCAATTCCATCTTCACCGGCGAACGTCAGACATTACTGGTAACTCCGAATCCCGGCGTGTCAGAAGATATGCAGATGCTGCAAAATCTGGGGTTAAAGCCCAAGCTTAAAAAGGAAGCCCAGGACTAA
- the murI gene encoding glutamate racemase, which yields MGPIGVFDSGYGGLTVLKEIIAELPQYEYIYLGDNARAPYGNRGFDTIHAYTLECVQKLFDMGCPLVILACNTASAKALRTIQQHDLPKIAPDKRVLGVIRPTTEMVGTITQTGEVAILATNGTVASESYPIEIKKFFPHVQTYQLACPMWVPLVENNEHENAGADFFVKEYIDKILSQSPGIDTLVLGCTHYPLLMKKIKQYLPGGITVLSQGKLVAHSLKDYLKRHPEMESRLSQNDSRRFFTTDDTAIFDRMAEIFFGKAVPSEKIDWKQHE from the coding sequence ATGGGCCCAATCGGTGTTTTTGACTCCGGCTACGGAGGACTGACTGTCCTCAAGGAAATTATTGCAGAATTACCACAATACGAATATATCTATCTGGGCGACAATGCCCGCGCCCCGTATGGTAACCGCGGTTTCGACACCATCCATGCCTATACGCTGGAATGTGTACAAAAACTGTTCGATATGGGATGCCCGCTGGTCATACTTGCCTGTAATACTGCCTCTGCCAAAGCATTGCGTACCATCCAGCAGCATGACCTTCCCAAAATAGCACCCGATAAACGGGTACTGGGCGTCATCCGCCCTACCACCGAAATGGTTGGCACCATCACCCAGACCGGTGAAGTGGCCATCCTGGCCACCAATGGTACCGTGGCCTCCGAGTCATACCCGATAGAGATCAAAAAGTTTTTTCCTCATGTACAAACCTACCAGCTGGCCTGCCCCATGTGGGTGCCGCTGGTGGAAAACAACGAACATGAAAATGCCGGGGCCGACTTCTTCGTAAAGGAATATATTGACAAGATCCTTTCGCAGTCACCCGGTATTGACACACTGGTATTGGGATGCACCCACTACCCGTTGCTCATGAAAAAAATCAAACAATACCTGCCCGGTGGCATCACGGTGTTATCACAAGGTAAGCTTGTGGCCCACAGCCTGAAAGATTATCTGAAACGTCATCCTGAAATGGAGTCAAGGCTTAGCCAGAACGACAGCCGCCGCTTCTTCACCACCGATGACACAGCCATCTTTGATCGTATGGCTGAAATCTTCTTCGGGAAAGCAGTACCGTCAGAAAAAATAGATTGGAAACAACACGAATAG
- a CDS encoding S9 family peptidase translates to MNKENIQPPVAEKIEKKLTIHGDTRIDNYYWMNERENPKVLAWLHAENAYLDTVMAPEKELREKLFEEMKGRIKETDMSVPYLKNGYYYYSRFEKGKEYPIYCRKKGSLEADEQIILNVNELAAGHAYCQVAGLNISEDTKLLAYGIDTVSRRRYTIHVKNLETGEMFSDIIPETTGSSCWASDNKTLFYSRKDTVTLRPDRVMKHTLGISGEKEVYHEKDETFSLEVHKTKSGKYIVIHSGSTLSSESRILDASKPDGEFSVFQPRTKDLLYHIDHKGDKFYIVTNLDALNFRLMEAPLQQTGKQHWKEVIPHRSDVLLSGIELFKDFMVVEERKNGLTQIRVINDKTHQDKYLSFSEPAYDAYVGHNPEMDSKELRYHYTSMITPNSVYDYNMETGKQELKRQQEVLGGYDPKDYTTERLFATATDGTKIPISIVYKKTFHKNGKGPLLLYGYGSYGHSLDATFSSNRISLLDRGFAFAIAHIRGGQEMGRQWYEDGKMFKKKNTFTDFIDCATYLIKENYTNPGQLYAMGGSAGGLLMGAVVNMRPDLFHGVVAQVPFVDVVTTMLDESIPLTTGEFDEWGNPKNKDAYEYMKSYSPYDNVIAKAYPNMLVTTGLHDSQVQYWEPAKWVAKLRELKTDHNLLLLHTDMETGHGGASGRFSALKEIALEYSFLLKLAK, encoded by the coding sequence ATGAATAAGGAGAACATTCAACCTCCCGTAGCAGAAAAAATTGAGAAGAAACTGACGATACACGGGGATACCAGGATTGACAATTATTACTGGATGAACGAACGGGAAAACCCCAAAGTACTGGCATGGCTACACGCAGAGAATGCATATCTCGATACGGTAATGGCTCCCGAAAAGGAACTGCGGGAAAAACTGTTTGAAGAGATGAAAGGGCGTATCAAGGAAACAGACATGAGCGTACCTTACCTCAAAAACGGTTACTATTACTATTCCCGCTTTGAAAAAGGTAAGGAGTATCCGATATACTGCCGCAAAAAGGGAAGCCTGGAAGCAGATGAACAGATTATTCTGAATGTCAATGAACTGGCCGCCGGCCATGCCTATTGCCAGGTGGCCGGACTCAACATCAGCGAAGACACCAAACTGCTGGCTTATGGTATTGATACGGTTAGCCGTCGCCGTTATACTATCCATGTGAAAAACCTGGAAACGGGCGAAATGTTTTCCGATATCATCCCTGAAACAACCGGCAGCTCCTGCTGGGCCAGCGATAATAAAACCCTGTTCTATAGCCGCAAAGACACAGTAACACTGCGTCCCGACCGTGTTATGAAACATACGCTGGGTATTTCCGGTGAGAAGGAAGTATATCACGAGAAAGATGAAACCTTTAGCCTGGAAGTACATAAAACCAAATCCGGCAAATACATCGTTATCCACAGCGGTAGCACGCTCTCTTCTGAAAGCCGTATCCTGGATGCATCAAAGCCTGACGGAGAATTCAGCGTTTTCCAGCCCAGAACAAAGGATTTGCTGTATCATATCGATCATAAAGGTGATAAGTTTTACATCGTTACCAACCTGGATGCGTTGAACTTCCGGCTGATGGAAGCCCCGCTGCAGCAAACCGGCAAACAACACTGGAAAGAAGTGATCCCTCACCGCAGCGATGTACTGCTGAGTGGAATAGAGTTGTTCAAGGATTTTATGGTAGTGGAAGAACGTAAAAACGGTCTTACACAAATACGGGTCATCAATGATAAAACCCATCAGGACAAATACCTGTCTTTCTCAGAACCAGCTTATGATGCATACGTAGGCCATAATCCGGAGATGGACAGCAAAGAACTGCGCTATCATTATACTTCTATGATCACGCCTAATTCTGTGTATGATTATAACATGGAAACCGGTAAACAGGAGTTAAAACGACAGCAGGAAGTCCTGGGTGGATATGATCCTAAAGATTATACGACAGAACGTTTGTTTGCCACCGCTACAGATGGTACCAAAATACCCATCTCCATCGTCTATAAAAAAACGTTCCATAAAAACGGAAAAGGGCCGTTGTTGCTCTATGGCTACGGTTCTTACGGACATAGTCTGGATGCGACCTTCAGCTCCAACCGTATCAGCCTGCTGGACCGTGGTTTTGCATTTGCCATCGCTCATATCCGTGGTGGCCAGGAAATGGGCCGGCAGTGGTATGAAGATGGGAAAATGTTTAAGAAGAAGAATACCTTCACAGATTTCATTGATTGTGCTACCTATCTCATAAAAGAAAACTACACTAATCCCGGACAGTTATACGCTATGGGCGGTAGCGCCGGTGGTCTGCTGATGGGTGCGGTGGTTAATATGCGTCCTGATTTGTTCCACGGTGTAGTGGCACAGGTACCTTTCGTAGATGTGGTCACTACTATGCTCGATGAAAGTATTCCCCTCACAACCGGCGAATTTGATGAATGGGGTAATCCAAAAAATAAGGACGCCTACGAATATATGAAGTCCTATTCACCGTACGACAATGTAATAGCCAAAGCATATCCCAATATGCTGGTCACCACTGGGCTGCATGATTCACAGGTGCAATACTGGGAGCCGGCCAAATGGGTGGCTAAATTGCGGGAGTTGAAAACAGATCATAACCTCCTGCTATTGCATACTGACATGGAAACAGGCCATGGTGGTGCTTCCGGTCGCTTTTCGGCTTTAAAGGAAATAGCGTTGGAATATTCTTTTCTGCTGAAACTCGCTAAATAA
- a CDS encoding aminotransferase-like domain-containing protein, translating to MSSPVPYKSFVQIDRQSGTAIYLQIAHQLINAIQRGFLVTGTKLPGTRSFSELLEVNRNTIVAVFEELDTQGWIETRPNKGTFIIGKIDARPQKIRIEQENQLAHYPKETGFSFKKSSLLDNPFEHSSCEYVFNDGTPDIRLTQVDHLSSLYSGHLKRKSNRSKLGYYNHDGSEFFKKHLSNYLNQTRGLHISKDNILITRSTEMSVYITSEILLSPGDTVLVGDLSYFSVNMIFQKSGAQIMSVPIDEEGIDVEAIRSICEKHTIRMLYITPHHHYPTTVTLAAQRRIELLNLAAEFGFIILEDDYDYDFHYDNAPVLPLASADKSGMVVYIGAFGKSLVPGFRTGFIIAPENLMTEMRKYLGIIDRQGDVMMEQVLGEMIETGEIHRYLKKSLKIYRERRDHIVDLLQRELQEFIDFRKPAGGLAVWTRWKEPLNLLQLSRACSRNNLFIPKTLLYQHKNLTAMRLGFGHFTLDEAEASIQILRQGVLQQL from the coding sequence ATGAGTAGTCCGGTTCCTTACAAAAGCTTTGTCCAGATAGACCGACAGTCTGGTACGGCCATCTATCTGCAGATTGCCCACCAGCTGATCAACGCCATCCAGCGCGGGTTTCTGGTTACAGGGACCAAACTGCCGGGTACCCGCAGCTTCAGCGAACTGCTGGAAGTGAACCGTAATACCATCGTAGCGGTGTTTGAAGAACTGGACACACAGGGCTGGATAGAAACACGCCCCAATAAAGGCACTTTCATCATCGGGAAAATAGATGCCAGACCGCAGAAGATCAGGATCGAACAGGAAAACCAGCTGGCGCATTATCCCAAAGAGACCGGTTTCTCTTTTAAAAAGTCAAGTCTGCTCGATAATCCCTTCGAACACTCTTCCTGTGAATATGTATTCAATGATGGCACACCGGATATCCGGCTTACACAGGTAGACCACCTGTCGAGCCTGTACAGTGGTCATCTCAAAAGAAAGAGCAACCGCAGTAAGCTGGGTTATTATAATCACGATGGCAGCGAATTCTTTAAAAAACATCTGTCTAATTACCTCAATCAAACCCGTGGCCTGCATATATCAAAGGATAATATCCTGATCACCAGGAGCACGGAAATGAGCGTGTATATCACCTCCGAGATCCTCCTGTCTCCAGGGGATACTGTATTGGTCGGAGATCTGAGCTATTTCTCTGTCAATATGATTTTCCAGAAATCGGGTGCCCAAATCATGTCCGTGCCCATTGACGAAGAAGGGATCGATGTAGAAGCCATTCGCAGCATCTGCGAAAAACATACGATCCGCATGCTGTATATCACCCCGCATCACCACTATCCGACTACGGTTACGCTGGCGGCTCAACGAAGAATTGAGCTGCTCAACCTGGCTGCGGAATTCGGGTTTATCATTCTGGAAGATGATTATGATTATGATTTCCACTATGACAATGCGCCTGTACTGCCTCTGGCCAGTGCCGACAAAAGTGGGATGGTAGTGTATATCGGCGCATTTGGTAAATCACTGGTACCCGGGTTCAGGACTGGTTTTATCATAGCACCGGAAAACCTGATGACAGAGATGCGTAAATACCTGGGTATCATCGACCGGCAGGGGGATGTAATGATGGAGCAGGTACTGGGGGAGATGATTGAAACGGGAGAGATACACCGTTATCTGAAAAAGTCCCTTAAAATATATCGGGAAAGGCGGGACCATATTGTAGACTTGCTGCAAAGGGAGCTGCAGGAATTTATAGACTTCAGGAAACCTGCCGGAGGACTGGCCGTCTGGACCCGCTGGAAAGAGCCACTTAACCTGCTTCAATTGAGCAGGGCCTGTTCCAGAAATAATCTGTTTATTCCCAAAACACTGCTCTATCAGCATAAAAACCTCACCGCTATGCGGCTGGGTTTCGGGCATTTTACCCTCGATGAGGCGGAGGCCAGCATTCAGATTCTCCGGCAGGGCGTGTTGCAGCAGTTATAA
- a CDS encoding Gfo/Idh/MocA family protein, which yields MSDQSRRKFIKHIGSTAALLGVGQLAALAKEREQVTLLQPDNHYSANDKIRIACVGMGIMGFGDVDTALKVPGVELVAAADLYNGHLTRVKEVYGPNVYTTRDYRELLHRKDIDAIIVATPDHWHDTISIAAMEAGKAVYCEKPMVQQIEEGHKVIATQQRTKAVFQVGSQRVSSVMLAEARKRYQAGEIGQLNIVEARMDRHSALGAWQYSIPTDASPATVDFDAFLKDTAKVPFDAKRFFRWRNYQAYGTGIPGDLFVHLISGLHFITGSLGPTSIYASGNLVQWKDGRDVPDVVVAIFDYPETKEHPAFQMTLRVNFADGSGGGEYTRLIGTDGVMELGWNDFKIKKHKLPEAPGYGGWDTFRTFPEAQQAQFVQNYNAQYGSEKGKAVETSSSFAAPAGYDDRLDHFKNFFESMRTGKPVVEDATFGLRAAGPALVTNQSYFSKKLLRWDPMKMRVVS from the coding sequence ATGTCAGATCAATCCCGTAGGAAATTTATCAAGCATATAGGCAGCACTGCAGCATTGCTGGGTGTGGGGCAACTGGCCGCTCTGGCCAAAGAACGTGAACAGGTAACCTTATTGCAGCCGGATAATCATTATTCAGCCAACGACAAGATCCGCATTGCCTGCGTAGGCATGGGTATCATGGGCTTTGGAGATGTAGACACCGCACTGAAAGTGCCAGGAGTAGAGTTGGTAGCAGCTGCTGATCTGTATAACGGACACCTGACCCGTGTAAAGGAAGTATATGGTCCTAACGTATACACTACCCGCGACTACCGCGAACTGTTACATCGTAAAGACATCGATGCCATCATCGTAGCTACTCCCGACCACTGGCATGATACCATCTCTATCGCTGCCATGGAAGCAGGTAAAGCAGTGTATTGCGAGAAACCAATGGTGCAGCAGATTGAAGAAGGACATAAAGTAATTGCTACCCAGCAACGTACCAAAGCTGTATTCCAGGTAGGTAGCCAGCGGGTGAGCAGTGTAATGCTGGCAGAAGCACGCAAACGTTACCAGGCAGGTGAAATAGGACAGCTCAATATCGTGGAGGCCCGCATGGACCGTCACAGTGCCCTCGGCGCCTGGCAATATTCCATACCAACCGATGCTTCGCCTGCCACCGTTGATTTTGACGCCTTCCTGAAAGACACCGCCAAAGTACCATTCGACGCTAAACGTTTCTTCCGCTGGCGTAACTATCAGGCTTATGGCACCGGCATCCCCGGCGATCTGTTCGTTCACCTGATCTCCGGATTACACTTCATCACCGGCTCTCTGGGGCCTACCAGCATCTATGCCAGCGGCAACCTGGTACAATGGAAAGATGGTCGTGATGTACCTGATGTAGTAGTAGCCATCTTCGACTACCCGGAAACCAAAGAACATCCTGCATTCCAGATGACGCTCCGCGTCAACTTCGCTGACGGCAGTGGTGGTGGCGAATACACCCGCCTCATCGGCACAGACGGTGTTATGGAACTGGGATGGAATGACTTTAAAATCAAAAAACATAAACTGCCGGAGGCACCCGGCTATGGCGGATGGGATACCTTCCGGACTTTCCCTGAAGCACAACAGGCCCAGTTTGTACAGAACTATAATGCACAATATGGCTCCGAAAAAGGTAAGGCTGTAGAAACATCCAGCTCCTTTGCGGCTCCTGCAGGCTACGACGACAGACTTGATCACTTTAAGAATTTCTTCGAGTCAATGCGTACAGGCAAGCCCGTAGTAGAAGATGCCACCTTCGGCCTCCGTGCCGCCGGCCCTGCACTCGTAACCAATCAGAGTTACTTCAGCAAAAAACTGCTGCGCTGGGACCCTATGAAAATGCGTGTAGTGAGTTGA